The genomic DNA AGCTAAACGTCAACCCCACCACCAGCACCAACGTGCCCAGCGCACCGGCCGATAGGGCATAGCGCAGCTCGGCGCGCTGGCGGCGCAGCAGCGGCAGCGCGCCCGCCAGCAGCAGCGCCAGCACCGCGCCCTGCCACAACGAATGCAGCAGCGCAAACCCTACCCCCCGCACCAGCGCGGGCGATACGACATCTCTAAACAGCGGGAACGTTGTCATCAGAATTGGAGGGGGTAGGGTTAGCATTTTGAATCTCAATGTCATTGAGCAGGCGGCGAATCTGGGCCACCTCATCGGCCGAGGTTTTGCGGTTGCCCAGCGCCTGCATCACCAGCTTCAGGGCCGAGCCGCCGAAGGTGGCGGCCACAAACTTGTCGAGCAGCAGTCCCTGGGTATCCTGCTCGCGCACGGCGGCCCGGTACACGTGGCTGCGGCCTTCGTCGTCGCGGCTTACCAGGCCCTTTTCCAGCATCAACTGCATGATTTTCAGGGTCGTGGTGTAGCCGATTTCGCGCAACTGGCCCATCTGCTCGTTCACGGTGCGCACCGTGGCGGGGCCGTGCTGCCAGAGCACGTGCAGGATTTCCAGTTCCGAATCCGTAGGTTTGGGGGGCGCTTTGGGCATGATTTGGGCGAGAAAAAGTTCAGTACGAATTATTTCGTAGGTCAATAGTAGTACGAGAGCCTTCGTAGTTGCAAAAGCAATGTACGAAATTTATCGTATTTCTGCTTAATAGGCTGTTTATCAGCTGAATTATTTTAACCTCCCGCGCAAGACAACTATAGCAGTTCGATACCCGGTATATCATCTCCGCAAAGGCTATGGCGAGCGGCCCTTTCTATGAGCCGCCGCCGGGCGGCCAACCTTTGCTGTTTCTGCCAGATTCATGAACGCGACCATTCCCGTTTTTCCACTAACTGCCCTGACCGAAGCGGAGGCGAGGCCGGCGGTGTTCTTTGTGGGGCCTGATTCTCCGCCGACGCCCCAGCTGCCCCTCGACCGGCCGTACCGCAGCGATTTTTACAAAATCGGCCTCTGCCGGCGCGGCAGCGCCCGCCTGCAAGTCAACCTGGAAACCTACGCCCTGGCCCCGGCTTCGCTGGTCGTGCTCTCGCCCCACGGCATCAAGCAGTGGGGCTTTCGGTCGGCCGACTGCGCGTCGCTCAGCCTTTTTTTTACGAAGGCGTTCGTGGCGGCGGGCGGCGGGCTGAACCCGGATGACTTCGCTTTTTTTGAGCGCGATGCCCGTCCCGTGCTCACCCTACCCCCCGCAGCCGCCGCGAGCCTGGCGGCTCTGCTGCAAACTATCGGGCAGAAATACGCAGCCCCCCACGTGTACCGGGAGGAAATTTTGCGCAGCCTCCTGCATGTTCTGCTGCACGAAACGGCTCCGCTCTACGCTGCGCAGCACCGGGCCGCGCCCGCCGGGCGGACGCGCGGCCAACTGATTGCCGCCGGGTTTAAGCAGCTGGTCCACAGGCACTACGCCACCGAGCGAAGTCTGGCTTTTTACGCCGACCAGCTGTGCATCACCCCCAAGCACCTCGCCGAAACCGTGCAAGCGGCCACCGGCAAAAGCGCCGGGGCGTGGCTAACCGAAGCCGTGCTGCTGGAAGCCCGCGTGCTGCTGCAAAACCCCGCCCTACCCATCGGCCAGATTGCGGCGGCACTGCACTTTGCCGACTCGTCCACGTTCGGGCGGTTTTTTCGCCGCCACACCGGGCTGACGCCGGCCCGC from Hymenobacter psoromatis includes the following:
- a CDS encoding transcriptional regulator, with amino-acid sequence MPKAPPKPTDSELEILHVLWQHGPATVRTVNEQMGQLREIGYTTTLKIMQLMLEKGLVSRDDEGRSHVYRAAVREQDTQGLLLDKFVAATFGGSALKLVMQALGNRKTSADEVAQIRRLLNDIEIQNANPTPSNSDDNVPAV